A window of Tautonia marina contains these coding sequences:
- a CDS encoding NADH-quinone oxidoreductase subunit J has protein sequence MSPLQLIFLIVSTVGLLTALGTVLARNLVHAALFLVAFFFTVACQFVLLEAEFLAAMQVLIYIGAVSILLLFGIMLTRNIQGDETTGGHWGWKLPAGIVAFGVLGVLLFGITAERGRPGQESWVRINSRPGGVNPRIGGPDSLALAYSPTGQFIASADADGRIRLWTIAGQQRSVLHLEGLAPSAVTFSPDASLIAAADGQGRVRAWQTLSNRTILDRSGGLPGSITSVAVSPPQFEDEGANLMVATGGADGIVRVWVGPDPVEIEAHNGAVLAMTFTSEGHLVTAGSDRRVVTWNLLTGESTSIPSSSEGRPIGALTLGLVPPPEPVASDPQGPPPPPPPPPAAGGVSGPLVAVASLVSGEPGRWDLRVLNIPDRAEVTRVEGLSGIPIAVSVASDARRVAALVLPAPSSDSNTDTEADENESLPTVQVWPLDPEVARREPVAVDLPEPVGPFSQMAAGPQSVRLALAPEDGPIRFYDDRDGVWTASRSPTSTTATVIADMPRAVGMELMTRSVVPFEVAGLMLTAALVGAIVLARQERRDAPKLPDPLADRLASGRPIPPSGLTGEPEPSLAGASEGSRTPGRSESPGARSPQ, from the coding sequence GTGAGCCCCCTTCAGCTCATCTTCCTGATCGTTTCGACCGTTGGCCTTTTGACGGCCCTGGGGACGGTGCTTGCCCGGAACCTCGTGCATGCGGCTCTGTTCCTGGTCGCCTTTTTCTTCACGGTCGCCTGTCAGTTCGTCCTGCTGGAGGCCGAGTTCCTCGCGGCGATGCAGGTGCTCATCTACATCGGGGCCGTTTCCATCCTCCTGCTGTTCGGGATCATGCTCACCCGGAACATCCAGGGAGACGAGACGACGGGCGGTCACTGGGGGTGGAAGCTCCCGGCCGGCATCGTCGCCTTCGGGGTGCTCGGTGTCTTGCTGTTCGGGATCACGGCCGAACGTGGCCGACCGGGTCAGGAGTCGTGGGTCCGCATTAACTCCCGTCCCGGCGGGGTGAACCCCCGGATCGGCGGGCCAGACTCGCTCGCCCTGGCTTACAGCCCCACAGGCCAGTTCATCGCCTCGGCCGACGCCGATGGACGTATCCGCCTCTGGACGATCGCCGGGCAACAACGATCAGTCCTGCACCTGGAGGGCCTCGCTCCCTCGGCCGTCACCTTCAGCCCCGACGCCTCACTGATCGCCGCGGCCGACGGCCAGGGTCGGGTCCGCGCCTGGCAAACCCTCAGCAACCGAACCATCCTCGACCGCTCCGGAGGCCTCCCCGGCTCCATCACGTCCGTGGCCGTCAGCCCCCCTCAATTCGAGGACGAAGGGGCGAACCTCATGGTCGCCACCGGCGGCGCTGACGGGATCGTCCGGGTCTGGGTCGGCCCTGATCCGGTCGAGATCGAGGCCCACAACGGCGCCGTGCTCGCCATGACCTTCACCTCCGAAGGGCACCTGGTCACCGCCGGGTCCGACCGCCGCGTCGTCACCTGGAACCTTCTGACCGGCGAATCGACCTCCATTCCTTCGTCCAGTGAAGGCCGGCCAATCGGCGCCCTGACGCTCGGCCTGGTGCCCCCTCCCGAGCCGGTTGCCTCCGATCCCCAGGGACCTCCACCGCCTCCGCCTCCTCCTCCGGCCGCGGGAGGGGTCTCTGGCCCCCTGGTGGCTGTCGCTTCGCTCGTCAGCGGCGAGCCGGGCCGATGGGATCTTCGGGTCCTGAACATTCCCGACCGCGCCGAGGTTACCCGTGTTGAGGGCCTGTCCGGCATTCCGATCGCCGTCTCCGTGGCCAGCGACGCCCGGCGGGTCGCCGCCCTCGTCTTGCCCGCTCCATCATCGGACAGCAACACCGACACCGAAGCCGACGAGAACGAGTCCCTCCCCACCGTCCAGGTCTGGCCGCTCGATCCCGAGGTCGCCCGTCGCGAACCGGTTGCGGTTGATTTGCCCGAGCCGGTTGGTCCCTTCTCGCAGATGGCCGCGGGTCCTCAAAGCGTTCGGCTGGCCCTGGCCCCCGAAGACGGCCCCATTCGCTTTTACGACGATCGGGACGGCGTCTGGACGGCATCCCGCAGTCCGACCAGCACCACGGCCACCGTCATCGCCGACATGCCCCGAGCCGTCGGCATGGAACTGATGACCCGATCGGTCGTCCCCTTCGAGGTCGCCGGCCTGATGCTGACGGCCGCCCTCGTTGGCGCCATCGTCCTGGCCCGCCAGGAACGCCGCGATGCGCCGAAGCTGCCCGACCCCCTGGCCGATCGCCTCGCATCGGGCCGGCCGATTCCCCCGAGCGGCCTAACCGGCGAGCCCGAACCGTCCCTGGCCGGTGCTTCCGAAGGTTCCCGAACCCCCGGCCGCTCCGAATCTCCCGGCGCAAGGTCCCCCCAATGA
- a CDS encoding HEPN domain-containing protein codes for MAIVQTFEACLQSPYLRRDDSAADRVGELLNRAADRLDAAANIQANPKGDPTDLCLMSYEAMFCCLRALVYQKGYREAGLRCLILACEGLYVRPGLLDAQHLRTFERAQALRLAPDEALDAASAFVKQTLELLRSDEPSDAVRP; via the coding sequence ATGGCCATCGTCCAGACGTTCGAGGCGTGCCTGCAAAGCCCCTATCTTCGCCGGGATGACTCGGCCGCCGATCGCGTCGGTGAGCTGCTCAACCGCGCCGCCGACCGGCTCGATGCCGCCGCCAACATCCAGGCCAATCCCAAAGGGGACCCGACCGACCTCTGCCTGATGAGCTACGAGGCCATGTTCTGCTGCCTCCGCGCCCTCGTCTATCAAAAAGGCTACCGAGAGGCCGGGCTCCGCTGCCTGATCCTCGCCTGCGAAGGACTCTACGTTCGTCCCGGCCTGCTCGATGCCCAGCACCTCCGCACCTTCGAACGGGCCCAGGCCCTCCGGTTGGCCCCCGACGAGGCCCTCGACGCCGCTTCGGCCTTCGTCAAGCAGACCCTGGAGTTACTCCGCTCCGACGAACCATCCGACGCCGTCCGGCCTTGA
- the nuoH gene encoding NADH-quinone oxidoreductase subunit NuoH, which yields MIAPLLDPVFLLAFADDGLRPAGLDGPAWLYWLGWLLVFLVVFPGIVAYIVLAERKLAGRFQDRIGPNRVGPFGLLQPIADAIKLVTKENLVPRSADAFVHLLAPVLLMVSSFLVLAVIPFGVRSTARDMIPFGIAEAPDEASRWYPGLAAVDTASGLLYLIAAASLSVLGIFLAGWSSRNKFALIGSMRGVAQLVSYEIPQVLSLVPVILWTGSLSLVGIFNAQLDQGWFLFSPPGIAAFVLLLIASIAEVNRAPFDLPEAESEIIAGYHTEYSGMRFGLFFLAEYLAIFGISCVAVALFLGGGTLPGTTWPLGSIDSVILANVILIGIFGVKVALMIFLVFWIRATLPRMRVDRLMNFAWKVLIPLCLVNILVAAAWLELGVRRDRPLLGWLVTLPVLIVAIAGFVRLSRSGGHAPVLGKTTLAQPTPTPSGSLR from the coding sequence GCCGATGACGGTCTGCGACCGGCTGGGCTTGACGGGCCTGCCTGGCTTTACTGGCTCGGCTGGCTCCTGGTCTTCCTCGTCGTCTTCCCGGGGATTGTCGCCTACATCGTCCTGGCCGAGCGCAAGCTCGCCGGGCGGTTTCAGGACCGCATCGGCCCGAACCGGGTCGGTCCGTTCGGCCTCTTGCAGCCGATCGCCGATGCCATCAAGCTCGTGACCAAGGAGAACCTCGTCCCCCGATCAGCCGACGCCTTCGTTCACCTGCTCGCACCGGTCTTGCTGATGGTCTCCTCCTTCCTGGTGCTGGCGGTCATTCCGTTCGGAGTTCGATCGACCGCTCGGGACATGATCCCGTTCGGCATCGCCGAAGCCCCGGATGAAGCCTCCCGCTGGTATCCTGGCCTCGCGGCCGTCGATACGGCCTCAGGGCTGCTTTACCTGATCGCCGCGGCCAGCCTTTCGGTGCTCGGCATCTTCCTGGCCGGCTGGTCGAGCCGCAACAAGTTTGCCCTGATCGGCTCGATGCGGGGAGTGGCGCAGCTCGTCTCGTACGAGATTCCGCAGGTGCTTTCCCTCGTCCCGGTCATCCTCTGGACGGGGAGTTTGAGCCTCGTCGGCATCTTCAACGCCCAGCTCGACCAGGGGTGGTTCCTCTTCTCGCCGCCGGGGATCGCCGCCTTCGTGCTCCTGCTCATCGCCAGCATTGCCGAGGTCAATCGCGCTCCGTTCGACTTGCCCGAGGCCGAGTCGGAGATCATCGCCGGCTACCATACCGAGTATTCCGGCATGCGGTTCGGCCTCTTCTTCCTGGCCGAGTACCTGGCGATCTTCGGCATCTCGTGCGTGGCCGTCGCCCTCTTTCTCGGCGGCGGGACCTTGCCGGGAACGACCTGGCCGCTCGGGTCGATCGACTCGGTGATCCTGGCCAATGTCATCCTGATCGGCATCTTCGGCGTGAAGGTCGCCCTGATGATCTTCCTCGTCTTCTGGATCCGGGCCACCTTGCCCCGGATGCGAGTCGACCGCCTGATGAACTTCGCCTGGAAGGTCCTGATCCCGCTCTGCCTGGTCAACATCCTCGTGGCCGCCGCCTGGCTGGAGCTGGGCGTCCGGCGCGATCGGCCGTTGCTCGGCTGGCTCGTCACCCTGCCGGTCCTGATCGTCGCCATCGCCGGATTCGTCAGACTCTCCCGATCCGGAGGCCACGCGCCGGTCCTGGGCAAAACAACCCTGGCGCAACCGACTCCCACCCCCTCGGGCTCCCTGCGATGA
- a CDS encoding NAD(P)/FAD-dependent oxidoreductase has product MDGESGMGSQESRPATTRSNLPPHRWHRVEDPDREAVVGAYEAVIAGAGPAGLTAALELTRHGRRCVVVEADPHLVGGISRTDVYKGYRFDIGGHRFFSKSPEVNAFWDEVLGDQFLRRPRLSRIYYDRKFFHYPLRPVDALRKLGPIRSARILASYLKARMKPIEPERSFEDWIVNRFGRTLFDIFFKTYTEKVWGMPTSAISADWAAQRIKGLSLIKAALSALRIGLPSRGGEVVKTLIEEFKYPRLGPGQMWEAVRDRVQDGGGSVQLGRRVDRIEHDGRSINAFVSVDPEGRTTRYLGRHFLSTMPIRHLINAMSPAAPDEVREAASGLRYRDFLTVVLIVNRAETFPDTWIYVHDPCVRLGRVQNFKNWSPEMVPDPNTSSLGLEYFCFEGDDLWGMSDTDLIDLGRREIDTIGLVPASSVIDGCVVRMPKAYPVYDDSYRDRVAIIRRWLSRFDNLELAGRNGMHKYNNQDHSMMTALLAARNILGLGSYDTWKVNTDAEYHEEGGDDASADLAGRAVPRRVEAA; this is encoded by the coding sequence ATGGATGGGGAGTCCGGCATGGGCAGCCAGGAGTCGAGGCCCGCGACCACGCGGAGCAATCTTCCGCCGCATCGCTGGCATCGCGTCGAGGATCCGGATCGGGAGGCCGTCGTCGGGGCGTACGAGGCGGTCATCGCCGGCGCCGGCCCGGCGGGCCTGACCGCCGCCCTCGAACTGACCCGGCACGGCCGCCGTTGCGTCGTGGTCGAGGCCGATCCGCACCTCGTCGGCGGCATCAGTCGTACCGATGTTTATAAAGGCTACCGCTTCGACATCGGCGGCCACCGCTTCTTTTCCAAAAGTCCCGAGGTCAACGCCTTCTGGGACGAGGTCCTCGGCGACCAGTTCCTCCGCCGTCCTCGCCTGAGCCGCATCTACTACGATCGCAAATTCTTTCACTACCCGCTCCGCCCGGTCGACGCCCTTCGCAAGCTCGGCCCCATCCGGTCGGCCCGCATCCTCGCCAGCTACCTCAAGGCCCGGATGAAGCCGATCGAGCCCGAACGCAGCTTCGAAGACTGGATCGTCAACCGCTTCGGCCGCACCCTCTTCGACATTTTCTTCAAGACCTACACCGAAAAGGTCTGGGGGATGCCCACCTCCGCCATCTCGGCCGACTGGGCCGCCCAGCGCATCAAGGGGCTCAGCCTCATCAAGGCCGCGCTCAGTGCCCTCCGCATCGGCCTGCCCAGCCGGGGCGGCGAGGTCGTCAAGACACTCATCGAGGAATTCAAATATCCCCGCCTCGGCCCCGGCCAGATGTGGGAAGCCGTCCGCGACCGTGTCCAGGACGGCGGCGGTTCCGTCCAGCTCGGCCGTCGCGTCGACCGCATCGAGCACGACGGCCGCTCGATCAACGCCTTCGTCAGCGTCGATCCCGAGGGCCGCACCACCCGCTATCTCGGTCGGCACTTCCTCTCGACCATGCCGATCCGCCACCTCATCAACGCCATGAGCCCCGCCGCCCCCGACGAGGTCCGCGAGGCCGCTTCCGGGCTCCGCTATCGCGACTTCCTCACCGTCGTCCTCATTGTTAACCGCGCCGAGACATTCCCTGATACGTGGATCTATGTCCATGATCCTTGCGTCCGACTCGGCCGCGTCCAGAACTTCAAGAACTGGTCGCCCGAGATGGTGCCCGACCCGAACACCTCGAGCCTCGGCCTCGAATACTTCTGCTTCGAAGGGGATGACCTCTGGGGCATGAGTGACACCGACCTGATCGACCTCGGCCGCCGCGAGATCGACACCATCGGCCTCGTCCCGGCCTCCTCCGTCATCGACGGCTGCGTCGTCCGGATGCCCAAGGCCTACCCCGTCTACGACGACTCCTACCGCGACCGCGTGGCCATCATCCGCCGCTGGCTCTCCCGGTTCGACAACCTCGAACTCGCCGGCCGCAACGGAATGCACAAGTACAACAATCAAGACCACTCGATGATGACTGCCCTCCTGGCCGCGCGGAACATCCTCGGCCTCGGCTCGTACGACACCTGGAAGGTCAACACCGACGCCGAATACCACGAGGAAGGCGGTGACGACGCCTCCGCCGACCTCGCCGGTCGCGCCGTCCCCCGCCGGGTCGAGGCCGCCTGA
- a CDS encoding rhomboid family intramembrane serine protease: MHDDSETGPEVDAWELFALAACQPLRGHPNCFVAPQLDPSAAVRALKTYLRPRPDELLLAIIEQPGPTGPVPACTITSQRVCWPGGDSPRSGHALAFDELPESVRVVGSLDTTLDLGHRHSLPLRSTESNDAAEALAGVLSTLSQARRSGDLAGSTSRDALNRARAEIGHVVRQAAALHQVDGEVRSFQADVQAATPRVVVTPTLIASCLIVFVAMVLSGISILSPSVPSLIAWGGNVGAAVAIDGQFWRLLTSVFLHGGIIHLAVNLWVLSRIGPLVERLYGNVGFALLYLAAGLGGALASAWWHPLVVSVGASGAIFGLIGGLGAFLLSHRAAIPAPVVASVRGGVIAFVVYNTLFGLAIPGIDNAAHLGGLASGFVAGLLLQRPWPVARPTAGLIRQLLGGLAVASALLLLGQFVNAQVRRNPEILALLDQELRKPLRDYQNLAEAMRPSLQRFDTINTELDDLLNRMRQTPTIEPTDRAQIDSLLAEGDANQAALSQIEADDPDLLAMRDAILAAQEALNRSLQALARHLDQPAEHPALDAPDGFLTLRNESIEQVNRFQRRRQNYLKTHGLVEVPPDAADDDEAPDPPAP, from the coding sequence GTGCACGACGACTCCGAGACCGGCCCCGAGGTCGACGCCTGGGAACTCTTCGCTCTGGCCGCCTGCCAGCCGCTCCGAGGCCATCCGAACTGCTTCGTCGCCCCGCAGCTCGACCCCTCCGCCGCCGTCCGGGCGCTCAAGACCTACCTCCGCCCGAGGCCCGACGAGCTCTTGCTGGCGATCATCGAGCAGCCGGGCCCGACCGGCCCCGTCCCCGCCTGCACGATCACCTCGCAACGCGTTTGCTGGCCCGGCGGCGACTCCCCCCGATCCGGTCACGCCCTTGCCTTCGACGAGCTTCCCGAATCGGTCCGGGTCGTCGGCAGCCTCGACACGACCCTCGACCTCGGCCACCGGCACTCCCTCCCCCTGCGATCCACCGAATCCAACGACGCGGCCGAGGCCCTGGCCGGTGTGCTCTCCACCCTCTCCCAGGCTCGACGCTCGGGCGATCTTGCCGGCTCGACCTCTCGCGACGCCCTGAACCGTGCCCGGGCCGAGATCGGCCACGTCGTCCGGCAAGCCGCCGCCTTGCATCAGGTGGATGGCGAGGTCCGCTCCTTCCAGGCCGACGTGCAGGCCGCCACGCCTCGGGTGGTGGTCACTCCCACGCTCATCGCCTCCTGCCTGATCGTCTTCGTGGCGATGGTCCTCTCGGGGATCTCGATCCTCAGCCCGAGCGTCCCGTCCCTGATTGCCTGGGGAGGCAACGTCGGCGCGGCCGTGGCGATCGACGGCCAGTTCTGGAGGCTCCTGACCTCCGTCTTCCTCCACGGCGGCATCATCCACCTGGCGGTCAACCTCTGGGTCCTCTCCCGAATCGGCCCGCTGGTGGAACGCCTGTACGGCAACGTCGGGTTTGCCTTGCTCTACCTGGCCGCCGGGCTGGGCGGGGCTCTGGCCAGTGCCTGGTGGCATCCGCTGGTCGTCAGTGTTGGGGCCTCGGGGGCGATCTTCGGCCTGATCGGCGGTCTTGGGGCCTTCCTGCTCTCACACCGGGCGGCCATCCCGGCGCCGGTCGTCGCCAGTGTGCGGGGAGGGGTGATCGCCTTCGTTGTCTACAACACCCTGTTCGGTCTGGCGATCCCGGGCATCGACAACGCCGCGCACCTCGGCGGCCTGGCCTCCGGATTCGTCGCCGGCCTGCTCCTCCAGCGCCCCTGGCCGGTCGCTCGCCCCACGGCCGGTCTGATCCGGCAACTGCTCGGCGGGCTGGCGGTCGCCTCGGCCTTGCTGCTGCTGGGTCAGTTCGTTAATGCTCAGGTCCGTCGCAATCCGGAAATCCTCGCACTGCTCGATCAGGAACTCCGCAAACCGTTGCGCGACTACCAAAACCTGGCCGAGGCCATGCGCCCGTCGCTCCAGCGTTTCGACACGATCAATACCGAACTCGACGACCTGCTCAATCGGATGCGCCAGACTCCCACCATCGAACCCACCGATCGCGCCCAGATCGACTCCTTGCTTGCCGAGGGAGACGCCAACCAGGCCGCTCTCTCTCAGATCGAGGCCGACGACCCCGACCTCCTCGCCATGCGAGACGCCATCCTCGCCGCCCAGGAGGCCCTGAACCGCTCGCTCCAGGCCCTCGCTCGTCACCTCGACCAGCCAGCCGAACACCCCGCGCTCGATGCCCCCGACGGCTTCCTCACCCTGCGCAACGAGAGCATCGAACAGGTCAACCGGTTCCAGCGACGCCGTCAAAACTACCTGAAAACGCACGGCCTCGTCGAAGTGCCCCCAGACGCCGCCGACGACGACGAAGCCCCGGATCCCCCGGCTCCGTGA
- a CDS encoding NADH-quinone oxidoreductase subunit N — MPAFAAEPVNLGQLWSLAAPLWLTFWGLVVLLLDVALMRGASSPSRRKRLGLLSLLGPIGVLVLLLTPLLVPSEVVSDPDPTLFYGTIAGDLLTQSFHALIALLLAMVLGLSLTWDFTEHWGPYYALMLWAGVGMMILVSAEELLILLISLEMMTICLYLASAFEKSRLRSSEAGMKYFVYGSVCSALFLFGLSLIYGLTGTTHLDGIRKVLLDRVGGEVSLGLAGDVLGGTAVLLVLVGFGFKIAAVPFHQWAPDTYEGAPAPVSAWIASGSKVAGFVALMKVFLHALGPWAGTAGTEGAGGWVLILALIAAITMTFGNLAALGQRNLKRLLAYSSIAHAGYILVGVVAAAVTIRVGSTRGETAGSVLFYLVIYSLTTVGAFAVAAWLASDKGRDDIDDLNGLGFSSPGLAACIVVLMLSLIGMPPTAGFFAKLYLFLEVLNADPTARPLLLTLVALALVNSVISAFYYARVLRAMFLRQGDRAPKPATRGVAWPIGLATLVALGFGLAPTPLLDAMRTAGSSMLAITLPATDLDRDRERSAPAAIPSAATANPESAPTFAPAPRIATAHRRP; from the coding sequence ATGCCCGCTTTTGCCGCCGAGCCGGTGAACCTCGGCCAGCTCTGGTCCCTGGCGGCTCCGCTCTGGCTGACCTTCTGGGGACTCGTCGTTCTGCTACTCGACGTCGCCTTGATGCGAGGCGCGTCGAGCCCTTCCCGCCGCAAACGGCTTGGCCTACTGTCCCTGCTCGGGCCGATCGGTGTGCTCGTCCTTCTGCTCACCCCCTTGCTCGTGCCCTCGGAGGTGGTCTCCGACCCCGATCCGACCCTCTTTTACGGCACGATCGCTGGCGACCTGCTCACCCAGTCATTCCACGCCCTGATCGCTCTCTTGCTGGCGATGGTGCTCGGCCTTTCCCTGACCTGGGACTTCACCGAGCACTGGGGACCGTATTACGCCCTGATGCTCTGGGCAGGCGTCGGCATGATGATCCTCGTCTCGGCCGAGGAGTTGCTCATCCTCCTCATCAGCCTGGAGATGATGACGATCTGCCTCTACCTCGCCTCTGCCTTTGAAAAATCACGCCTGCGGTCGTCCGAAGCGGGGATGAAATACTTCGTCTACGGCTCGGTCTGCTCGGCCCTCTTCCTGTTCGGCCTGAGCCTGATCTACGGTCTGACGGGCACAACCCACCTCGACGGCATCCGCAAGGTCCTGCTCGACCGCGTCGGGGGTGAGGTGTCGCTCGGGCTCGCCGGAGATGTCCTTGGCGGCACGGCCGTCCTGCTCGTCCTCGTCGGCTTCGGCTTCAAGATCGCCGCCGTCCCGTTTCACCAGTGGGCCCCCGACACCTACGAAGGTGCCCCGGCCCCCGTCTCGGCCTGGATTGCCTCCGGGTCGAAGGTCGCCGGCTTCGTCGCCCTGATGAAAGTCTTCTTGCACGCCCTCGGCCCCTGGGCCGGCACCGCTGGAACCGAGGGCGCCGGTGGCTGGGTTTTGATCCTCGCCCTGATCGCGGCCATCACGATGACCTTCGGCAACCTCGCCGCCCTCGGGCAGCGGAACCTCAAGCGCTTGCTCGCCTATTCTTCGATCGCCCACGCCGGGTACATCCTGGTCGGTGTCGTGGCCGCGGCCGTGACGATTCGGGTCGGCTCAACTCGCGGAGAAACGGCCGGCTCGGTCCTGTTCTATCTGGTCATCTACAGCCTGACGACCGTCGGCGCCTTTGCCGTGGCCGCCTGGCTCGCCTCCGACAAGGGTCGAGACGACATCGACGATCTGAACGGTCTGGGCTTCTCCTCGCCCGGCCTGGCGGCCTGCATCGTCGTCTTGATGCTCTCGTTGATCGGCATGCCGCCAACGGCCGGTTTTTTTGCCAAGCTCTACCTCTTTCTGGAAGTGCTCAACGCCGATCCGACCGCCCGCCCGTTGCTGCTGACCCTGGTGGCTCTGGCCCTGGTCAACTCGGTGATCTCGGCCTTCTACTATGCCCGGGTCCTCCGCGCCATGTTCCTCCGCCAAGGAGACCGCGCCCCGAAGCCCGCGACGAGGGGGGTTGCCTGGCCGATCGGTCTGGCCACCCTGGTCGCCTTGGGCTTCGGCCTGGCCCCCACCCCCTTGCTCGACGCCATGCGAACGGCCGGTAGCTCGATGCTCGCCATCACCTTGCCCGCGACCGACCTCGACCGCGATCGTGAGCGTTCCGCCCCCGCTGCGATCCCCTCCGCGGCCACTGCCAATCCCGAGTCCGCCCCCACCTTCGCCCCCGCTCCCCGGATCGCGACCGCCCACCGCCGTCCGTGA
- the nuoK gene encoding NADH-quinone oxidoreductase subunit NuoK — MISSGDIPLSWFLIFAAAAFAIGLFGVLSRRNAIALLMAVEIMLNAANINLVAFWRFNDATRPEGGPISGVMLAIFVITLAAAEVAVGIALILLCYRRWLAADVDRYDSMAG; from the coding sequence ATGATCAGCAGTGGCGACATCCCCCTGAGCTGGTTCCTGATCTTCGCGGCCGCCGCCTTCGCCATCGGCCTGTTCGGCGTGCTCTCTCGGCGCAACGCCATCGCCCTGTTGATGGCCGTCGAGATCATGCTCAACGCGGCCAATATCAACCTTGTCGCCTTCTGGCGGTTCAACGACGCGACCAGGCCCGAAGGCGGGCCGATCTCCGGCGTCATGCTGGCGATCTTCGTCATCACGCTCGCCGCGGCCGAGGTCGCTGTCGGCATCGCCCTGATCCTGCTCTGTTACCGCCGCTGGCTCGCCGCCGACGTGGACCGTTACGACAGCATGGCGGGTTAA